In Bacillus sp. FJAT-45037, the following are encoded in one genomic region:
- a CDS encoding YqzH family protein: protein MDLRFIQKMLVQVGETYTNGEPLSLSQKELEELSIKIKERLDTSTDETAIIVVHDVMYSFFTGQSDD from the coding sequence ATGGATCTTCGTTTCATTCAGAAAATGCTGGTTCAAGTTGGTGAGACGTACACGAATGGTGAGCCGCTCAGTCTTAGTCAAAAAGAATTAGAAGAACTTTCAATCAAAATTAAAGAACGATTAGATACGTCCACTGATGAAACAGCTATAATTGTCGTACATGATGTTATGTATAGCTTTTTCACTGGTCAATCAGACGACTGA
- a CDS encoding SDR family NAD(P)-dependent oxidoreductase — protein MNLTNQSIWITGASSGLGKQLAIDVAKAGATPVLFARNEDRLNEVADTIRSIGGSVFIYKLDLSKTADIEAIVQDVFEKVGKIDILVNNAGFAVFDYADKASIIDNEEMFAVNVLGLMAMTKAVIPRMKLQNRGHIINIASQAGKLATPKSSVYAASKHAVLGYTNALRLELAEASIFVTAINPGPIRTPFFERADEEGTYVKNIENIMLTPEYVSKKIIAIMKKPKRELNLPKWMGVASKMYQLMPTLFEKIAGKKMRQK, from the coding sequence ATGAATTTAACGAATCAATCTATTTGGATCACTGGAGCTTCGAGTGGTCTAGGCAAACAACTTGCGATCGATGTGGCAAAAGCAGGAGCTACACCTGTGTTATTTGCCAGAAATGAAGACCGTCTAAACGAAGTAGCAGATACAATTCGATCAATCGGTGGTAGCGTTTTTATTTATAAACTTGATCTTAGCAAAACAGCTGATATAGAAGCAATCGTTCAAGATGTATTTGAAAAAGTTGGAAAAATAGATATACTCGTGAACAATGCTGGATTTGCAGTGTTTGATTATGCAGACAAAGCTTCCATTATTGACAATGAAGAGATGTTTGCGGTCAATGTGTTAGGTTTGATGGCGATGACCAAAGCCGTGATTCCACGAATGAAACTTCAAAACCGTGGTCATATCATTAATATAGCTTCACAAGCAGGCAAGCTTGCTACCCCTAAATCAAGTGTCTATGCGGCTTCTAAGCACGCTGTTTTAGGGTATACAAATGCACTTCGTCTTGAGCTTGCCGAAGCTTCTATTTTTGTAACGGCCATTAACCCAGGACCGATCCGAACACCATTTTTTGAAAGAGCTGACGAAGAAGGCACGTACGTCAAAAACATCGAGAACATCATGCTAACACCAGAATATGTATCAAAGAAGATCATAGCGATCATGAAGAAGCCTAAACGTGAGCTGAATCTCCCGAAATGGATGGGAGTCGCCTCTAAAATGTATCAACTCATGCCGACACTGTTTGAAAAGATAGCAGGCAAGAAAATGCGACAAAAATAA
- the asnB gene encoding asparagine synthase (glutamine-hydrolyzing), giving the protein MCGITGWIDWRRDMRDERSEVMKMAKTLNRRGPDDLNVWTSKHVGFGHARLIVVDPEGGIQPMTRTYKKKDYTIVYNGELYNTEDIRKELLQRGHDFKGHSDTEVLLKSYIEWGYQCLEKLNGIFAFAIWNEQDQSLFMARDRLGVKPLFYTVRNGCLLFGSELKALLAHRDIDAVVEREGISEIMGLGPSRTPGHGVYKDINELRPAHMLIYDRNGATISRYWTLKSMAHEHTTEETALYIRELMEDIVERQLFADVPVGLFLSGGVDSSVLTALAAKVYERQGISPVRSYSVDYDENDKYFKANAFQPNADGPWIKLMSDFCQTKHYNAVISIEELANQLKDAVRVRDLPGMADIDSSLLWFCKEIKKDVTVGLSGECADEIFGGYPWFHKPEIMNIDNFPWMRSIDERQGLLNETWQRKIDLKKYVYDRYKETILETPRFAGDSKEEARRREISYLNIIWFMTNLLDRKDRMSMGASLEVRVPFSDHRLVEYVWNIPWEMKQLEGREKGILRKALEGVVPDEILYRKKSPYPKTHHPSYTSAVQKGIQDILKDKDAPIFEFINKEKLKETAESGGLSTGTPYFGQLMAGPQLLAHFIQMDFWMREYDVKVKG; this is encoded by the coding sequence ATGTGTGGAATTACAGGGTGGATTGATTGGCGTCGTGATATGAGAGATGAGCGTTCAGAAGTCATGAAAATGGCAAAAACATTAAACAGACGAGGTCCAGACGATTTAAATGTGTGGACGTCAAAGCATGTAGGTTTTGGTCATGCTCGTTTAATTGTGGTGGATCCTGAGGGCGGCATCCAACCAATGACCAGGACGTATAAAAAGAAAGATTACACCATCGTTTATAACGGGGAATTATATAATACAGAAGACATACGCAAAGAGCTATTGCAAAGAGGGCATGATTTTAAAGGGCATTCTGATACCGAAGTATTGCTGAAATCTTATATTGAATGGGGCTATCAATGTCTAGAAAAATTAAATGGGATTTTTGCGTTTGCGATTTGGAATGAACAAGATCAAAGTTTGTTTATGGCACGGGACCGACTCGGTGTGAAGCCGTTATTTTATACTGTAAGAAATGGTTGTTTATTGTTTGGTTCGGAATTAAAGGCTTTGCTTGCTCATCGGGACATTGATGCTGTGGTCGAACGTGAAGGGATCTCAGAAATTATGGGGCTTGGGCCTTCGAGGACGCCAGGGCATGGAGTCTATAAAGACATTAATGAATTAAGACCTGCACATATGCTTATCTATGATCGGAACGGCGCAACGATTAGCAGGTATTGGACATTAAAAAGTATGGCGCATGAGCATACGACAGAAGAAACGGCCTTATACATTAGAGAGCTAATGGAGGATATTGTTGAACGTCAATTGTTTGCAGATGTACCAGTAGGCTTGTTTTTATCAGGTGGAGTAGATTCAAGTGTGTTAACGGCACTTGCTGCAAAAGTCTATGAGCGTCAAGGGATCAGTCCGGTACGTAGTTACTCCGTTGATTATGATGAAAATGATAAGTACTTTAAAGCAAATGCTTTTCAACCGAATGCTGATGGACCGTGGATTAAGCTAATGAGTGATTTTTGCCAAACAAAACATTATAATGCGGTCATCTCGATCGAGGAACTGGCGAATCAATTAAAAGATGCTGTCCGTGTTCGAGATTTGCCAGGTATGGCTGATATTGATTCCTCATTGTTATGGTTTTGTAAGGAAATCAAAAAAGATGTGACGGTTGGTTTATCAGGGGAATGTGCAGATGAGATTTTTGGTGGCTACCCGTGGTTTCATAAACCTGAAATAATGAATATTGACAACTTCCCATGGATGCGCTCGATTGATGAGCGGCAAGGACTCCTAAACGAAACATGGCAAAGGAAAATTGATCTAAAAAAATATGTATATGATCGATACAAAGAAACCATTCTTGAAACTCCACGATTCGCTGGCGACAGTAAGGAAGAAGCAAGACGACGTGAAATCTCATACTTGAATATCATTTGGTTTATGACTAACTTATTAGACCGTAAAGACAGAATGAGCATGGGCGCAAGCCTGGAGGTCCGTGTACCTTTTTCAGATCATCGCTTAGTCGAATATGTTTGGAATATTCCTTGGGAGATGAAACAGCTCGAAGGAAGAGAAAAAGGGATTTTACGTAAAGCTCTAGAAGGCGTCGTCCCAGATGAAATTCTATATCGCAAAAAGAGTCCATACCCGAAAACGCATCATCCAAGTTATACATCCGCTGTGCAAAAAGGCATTCAAGACATTTTGAAGGATAAGGACGCGCCGATTTTTGAGTTTATTAACAAAGAAAAATTAAAAGAAACAGCAGAAAGTGGTGGACTGTCAACGGGAACTCCATACTTTGGTCAATTAATGGCTGGGCCGCAACTTCTTGCACATTTCATTCAAATGGACTTTTGGATGAGGGAATATGATGTAAAAGTAAAAGGGTAG
- a CDS encoding phytoene desaturase family protein has protein sequence MKTAIIGGGVGGMLSALYERQRGHEVVLYEKEATLGGRLAFVERDGFKIDKGPTIVLLPEMIYSILEEVGITREEVPLTRIDPLYSLHFPDGMTFYKWSDKEKQYAELNKWFDGETENFDRYLADMKWRFEEGKTAFLDRDFVRKRDFFSAPNLHTLWKLKAYETVKRQASRYFNHPRLQEAFSFQTLYIGGAPHGSPALYSLVPFSEHYHGIWYVQGGYASLISLFEKKLRQRGVDIRLESEVEEFVMEGNRCVAIKTNNKQQEELFDRFIVNGDFPNAEHLVTKQKKSYTPSSGCLLLYFGLNRTYEERDVHQFLMTDDFEKHMKEVFDEKTLPSSPSMYVFHPSLIDSSLAPDGKGVMYVLIPVPSGDAVNWDDVDHYIEERIDELEKRAFPDLRDAIEWMEVRTPKMALQDGLYAGGSFGIAPSLRQSGVFRPQLKPFKFDNVYAVGASTHPGGGIPIVMQGAKLLADYIDTEEMVHSW, from the coding sequence ATGAAAACAGCCATTATCGGTGGGGGTGTCGGTGGAATGTTGTCGGCACTTTACGAAAGACAACGCGGGCATGAAGTGGTCTTATATGAAAAAGAAGCTACATTAGGTGGCAGGTTAGCTTTTGTTGAACGAGATGGTTTCAAAATCGACAAAGGCCCAACGATCGTTTTATTGCCTGAGATGATTTATTCGATTTTAGAAGAAGTTGGAATCACTCGTGAGGAAGTTCCTCTTACTCGAATTGATCCGTTATATAGTTTACATTTCCCAGATGGAATGACGTTTTATAAATGGAGCGATAAAGAAAAACAATATGCGGAATTGAATAAATGGTTTGATGGAGAAACAGAAAATTTTGATCGCTATTTAGCAGACATGAAGTGGAGGTTCGAAGAAGGAAAGACCGCTTTTCTTGATCGAGATTTTGTAAGAAAACGCGACTTTTTCTCGGCTCCGAATCTTCACACTCTGTGGAAATTAAAAGCATATGAGACCGTAAAGCGTCAAGCAAGTCGTTACTTTAACCACCCACGTTTGCAAGAAGCGTTCTCTTTTCAAACGTTGTATATAGGAGGAGCTCCGCATGGTTCGCCCGCCTTATATTCGTTGGTACCGTTTAGTGAACATTATCACGGTATTTGGTATGTTCAGGGGGGTTATGCGAGTTTAATCTCATTGTTTGAAAAGAAATTAAGACAACGAGGTGTCGATATCCGTTTAGAATCAGAGGTCGAAGAGTTTGTGATGGAAGGAAATCGTTGTGTCGCAATCAAAACGAATAACAAGCAGCAAGAAGAATTATTTGACCGTTTTATTGTAAACGGAGATTTCCCAAATGCAGAACACCTTGTTACGAAGCAAAAGAAATCCTATACACCTTCTTCGGGTTGCTTGCTGTTGTATTTCGGATTAAATCGAACGTACGAAGAAAGAGATGTTCATCAATTTTTAATGACAGATGATTTTGAAAAACATATGAAAGAAGTGTTCGATGAAAAGACATTGCCTTCGTCTCCGTCCATGTATGTGTTCCACCCATCACTCATTGATTCAAGCTTGGCTCCAGATGGAAAAGGTGTCATGTATGTGTTAATTCCCGTCCCGTCTGGTGATGCGGTTAATTGGGATGATGTCGACCACTACATTGAGGAGCGAATCGATGAATTAGAAAAAAGAGCCTTCCCAGACCTAAGAGATGCGATAGAGTGGATGGAAGTTCGAACACCTAAAATGGCGCTGCAAGATGGTCTGTATGCAGGAGGCAGTTTCGGAATCGCCCCGTCGCTAAGGCAATCAGGTGTGTTCCGTCCACAACTTAAACCATTTAAGTTCGATAATGTTTATGCTGTTGGTGCTTCAACTCATCCTGGGGGAGGCATTCCGATTGTCATGCAAGGGGCAAAACTACTAGCGGATTATATTGATACAGAAGAAATGGTGCATTCATGGTAA
- a CDS encoding DUF3231 family protein: MKEQLSSSGIAIIWMTYQQKTMLLRMLEHFEQCSEDKKAKKIMSSLYKDTSKVVIKLEKLFIEEGGAVPIGFTKDDVNPGAPKLFEQHFDIMFIKLMKAISIGMHAMHLNMAYRKDLIDLYAELTEITQNYYKACQAYLEEHSLLVKPPFLAITNDVHFVEGKDYFKGTKLIGDERTLNAIELAHLFHALENNTIGTTLMIGFAQTAKEKDVQAYFLKGKKLANQVVDEMSGIMKKDDIQFSIPSSGAITTSTISPFSDKLMIYCTSLLCSFSLGSSAFGSAFNLRSDLPVKVAGLGKSIFDFASEGAKLMAMHGWMEEPPQLADRKAILKSKKN; this comes from the coding sequence ATGAAAGAACAACTATCTTCATCTGGAATCGCCATTATATGGATGACGTATCAGCAGAAAACGATGTTATTAAGAATGCTGGAGCATTTTGAACAGTGTAGTGAAGATAAAAAAGCTAAAAAAATTATGTCGTCCTTATATAAAGATACCTCAAAAGTGGTAATAAAATTAGAAAAACTCTTTATTGAAGAGGGTGGGGCGGTTCCTATAGGCTTCACAAAAGATGATGTGAATCCTGGGGCACCTAAGTTGTTTGAACAACATTTTGATATTATGTTTATTAAGCTAATGAAAGCCATCAGTATCGGTATGCATGCTATGCATTTAAATATGGCTTATCGAAAAGATCTTATTGATCTGTACGCAGAGCTCACAGAGATAACGCAAAATTATTATAAAGCATGCCAGGCATATTTAGAAGAACATTCCTTATTAGTTAAACCACCTTTTTTAGCGATTACGAATGATGTTCATTTTGTTGAAGGGAAAGATTATTTTAAAGGAACGAAATTAATTGGGGATGAAAGAACATTAAATGCGATTGAATTGGCACATTTGTTTCATGCTCTTGAGAATAATACGATCGGAACAACACTGATGATAGGGTTTGCTCAAACAGCTAAAGAGAAAGATGTCCAGGCTTATTTTCTTAAAGGAAAGAAATTAGCCAATCAAGTGGTGGATGAAATGAGCGGAATTATGAAAAAAGATGATATTCAATTCTCAATACCTTCAAGTGGAGCGATTACAACATCAACGATCTCGCCTTTTTCGGATAAACTAATGATTTATTGTACAAGTCTTTTATGCAGCTTTTCATTAGGTAGCAGTGCATTCGGATCGGCCTTTAACTTACGAAGTGACCTACCTGTAAAAGTAGCCGGGCTTGGAAAGTCGATTTTTGATTTCGCTTCTGAAGGGGCAAAGTTAATGGCTATGCATGGTTGGATGGAAGAACCGCCTCAACTAGCTGATCGTAAAGCTATCCTTAAATCCAAAAAAAATTAA
- a CDS encoding methyl-accepting chemotaxis protein has product MELTSKTKNIGTILQTVDQIAEQTNLLALNAAIEAARAGEHGRGFAVVADEVRKLATNSQLATKEISQLLHDIRQKTESVSLDVSKSEQAINRSMDMTEQTENSLHYLLDQMKKVVETASSFNDLVLKLKKSSHTLTGELSNVTNGTEASHAMVEEVFASVEEQNEYMNSMSERFRELEMLTEELSSLVNQTK; this is encoded by the coding sequence ATGGAGTTAACGAGTAAAACAAAAAATATCGGCACCATTTTACAAACAGTTGACCAAATTGCGGAACAGACAAATTTACTGGCTCTAAATGCGGCGATTGAAGCTGCACGTGCTGGAGAACATGGCAGAGGATTCGCTGTTGTAGCAGATGAAGTAAGGAAGTTGGCGACCAATTCCCAACTTGCAACTAAGGAAATCTCGCAGCTTCTTCATGATATTAGGCAAAAAACAGAGTCAGTTTCTCTTGATGTCAGCAAGAGTGAACAAGCGATTAATCGCAGCATGGATATGACCGAACAAACAGAAAATAGCCTTCATTATTTACTCGATCAGATGAAAAAGGTTGTTGAGACGGCTAGTTCCTTTAACGATCTGGTGTTGAAATTAAAGAAATCGTCTCATACTTTAACGGGCGAACTTTCCAATGTAACAAATGGAACAGAAGCATCACATGCTATGGTTGAAGAAGTGTTTGCGAGCGTCGAAGAACAAAACGAATACATGAATTCGATGAGTGAACGGTTTAGAGAATTAGAAATGCTAACAGAAGAATTATCTTCGTTAGTTAATCAAACAAAATAG
- a CDS encoding glutamate-5-semialdehyde dehydrogenase: MNEVYDKAKQAQAIAPNLANLPTEQKNKALQVMARILRSEQDYLLSENKKDIEAAKMNEISDTMIDRLTLTKDRISEMANALEQVATLDDPIGDVLESSERPNGLHLKNIRVPLGVVAMIYEARPNVTVDAASLCLKTGNAVLLRGSSTAIHSNIALVDVLQAALKEVSISIEAIQLIEDTSRQTAEHLFTCREYIDVLLIPRGGARLIQAVVEKARVPVIETGVGNCHIYIDDSAKVELAKNIVVNAKTQRPSVCNAAETIIIHEAWAEDHFNSLVDVLDHYGVTFYGDEKACIMDSRVNIATEIDWTDEYLDLKVAITIVPSLDKAINHIRQYGTKHSEAIISETDLNVKIFQQLVDAAAIYHHASTRFTDGFEFGFGAEIGISTQKLHARGPMGLHALTSNKYLIKGNGQIKG, encoded by the coding sequence ATAAATGAAGTGTATGATAAAGCAAAACAAGCACAAGCCATTGCCCCTAACCTAGCAAATTTGCCAACAGAACAAAAAAACAAAGCTTTACAAGTCATGGCTCGCATCCTTCGTTCCGAGCAAGACTATCTTCTCTCAGAAAACAAAAAAGACATCGAAGCTGCAAAAATGAATGAAATAAGTGACACAATGATTGACCGATTAACCTTAACAAAGGATCGGATTTCAGAAATGGCAAATGCCCTAGAACAAGTTGCTACACTTGATGATCCGATCGGGGATGTTCTTGAATCTTCGGAACGCCCGAATGGTCTTCACTTAAAAAACATTCGAGTTCCTTTAGGTGTTGTCGCTATGATTTACGAGGCCCGTCCGAATGTCACCGTTGATGCAGCAAGCCTTTGCTTAAAGACAGGAAATGCCGTCCTCCTTCGTGGAAGCTCGACAGCTATTCATTCCAATATCGCCCTTGTCGATGTCTTACAAGCAGCATTAAAGGAAGTTTCGATCTCTATTGAGGCTATTCAATTAATCGAGGACACAAGTAGGCAAACAGCAGAACATTTATTTACATGCCGTGAATACATTGATGTATTATTAATACCAAGAGGCGGAGCTCGCTTGATTCAAGCGGTTGTTGAAAAGGCTCGTGTACCTGTCATAGAAACAGGGGTGGGAAACTGCCATATTTATATCGATGATTCAGCCAAAGTGGAACTAGCGAAGAACATAGTTGTTAATGCAAAAACTCAGCGACCATCTGTTTGTAATGCAGCTGAAACGATCATTATTCATGAAGCTTGGGCCGAAGATCATTTCAACAGCTTAGTAGATGTCCTTGATCATTATGGTGTAACTTTTTATGGAGATGAGAAAGCCTGCATCATGGACTCAAGAGTAAACATTGCTACAGAGATTGATTGGACAGATGAATACCTAGATTTAAAGGTAGCGATAACTATCGTCCCTTCATTAGATAAAGCAATCAACCATATCCGCCAATATGGAACAAAACATTCAGAGGCGATTATTAGCGAAACAGATTTGAACGTAAAAATATTCCAGCAACTTGTCGATGCTGCTGCGATCTACCATCACGCCTCGACTCGTTTTACAGACGGCTTTGAATTTGGCTTTGGCGCAGAAATCGGTATAAGCACACAAAAACTCCATGCAAGAGGACCGATGGGATTACACGCTCTTACATCAAATAAATACCTTATCAAAGGTAACGGACAAATTAAAGGATAG
- the proB gene encoding glutamate 5-kinase: MKSQRLVMKVGSSSLTEANGALSIEKLKGHVEAIAAAKKLGHEVVLVSSGAIAAGFASLGYPSRPITTAGKQAAAAVGQGLLMQAYLQEFNKYGLTAAQLLLTREDFSHQERYQNALHTLTELLKRSAVPIINENDSTSIEELTFGDNDMLSALVSGFLHADTLCMITDVNGLYDSNPTNNPKAKKYHHLPEVTTELMQVAGQSGSKVGTGGMKSKLLAAKQALPFGVNVFIGQSSGQETLQDIVSGKGDGTYIGSFQQVAVMPASKQWLAVHSETHGRLIIDQGAEKALLFKGKSLLPVGVVSVTGSFEPGDVVEIANLKGDIIGKGQSSMSAEELELIKGLTTKEANEQIPGLKATIIHRNQWVSTTKEKIK; the protein is encoded by the coding sequence ATGAAGAGTCAAAGGTTAGTGATGAAGGTTGGAAGTAGTTCTCTAACTGAGGCAAATGGAGCCCTTAGCATAGAAAAATTAAAAGGTCATGTCGAGGCGATCGCCGCAGCTAAAAAGCTAGGACATGAAGTCGTTCTCGTTTCATCTGGTGCGATTGCTGCCGGGTTCGCTTCTCTCGGTTACCCAAGTCGCCCAATCACAACCGCGGGCAAGCAAGCAGCAGCAGCCGTTGGTCAAGGGCTATTGATGCAAGCGTACTTACAAGAATTCAATAAATATGGATTAACAGCTGCTCAGCTTTTATTAACGAGAGAAGATTTTTCCCATCAAGAAAGATATCAAAATGCGTTGCACACCCTTACTGAATTATTAAAACGTTCGGCTGTTCCAATCATCAATGAAAATGACTCTACTTCGATTGAGGAATTAACGTTTGGTGATAATGACATGCTCTCAGCCTTAGTCAGTGGCTTCCTGCATGCCGATACCCTATGCATGATCACCGATGTCAATGGATTATATGATTCAAATCCAACGAACAATCCAAAGGCAAAAAAATATCATCACCTTCCTGAAGTGACAACTGAGTTGATGCAAGTTGCCGGTCAATCAGGGTCTAAGGTTGGTACTGGAGGAATGAAATCAAAACTTCTAGCTGCTAAACAAGCCCTTCCATTTGGTGTCAATGTGTTCATTGGCCAATCAAGTGGACAGGAAACATTACAAGACATTGTTTCTGGAAAAGGAGATGGCACCTATATTGGCTCATTTCAACAAGTTGCTGTCATGCCCGCCTCTAAACAGTGGTTAGCCGTTCACTCCGAAACACATGGCCGCCTCATCATTGATCAAGGTGCAGAAAAGGCCTTACTTTTTAAAGGAAAAAGCTTGTTACCAGTAGGAGTTGTTAGCGTTACTGGATCATTTGAGCCTGGGGATGTCGTTGAAATTGCAAACTTAAAAGGTGACATCATCGGCAAAGGTCAATCAAGCATGTCGGCCGAAGAGCTTGAATTAATTAAAGGGTTGACGACCAAAGAAGCCAATGAGCAAATACCAGGATTAAAAGCGACCATTATACATCGTAATCAATGGGTATCGACCACAAAGGAGAAGATTAAATGA
- the proC gene encoding pyrroline-5-carboxylate reductase, with product MLTNKTITFLGAGAMAEAIIGGLLRNQIVRPNQIIATNLSDTQKLERLEERYQIRTTSDRLQAVKEADLIVLAMKPKNIEEAISDIKHLINLDQLLISVIAGIPASYIEDLTGQHVRVIRTMPNTSAKVGASATAISAGSFASDEDLDIVALLFSAVGTVTIVPEVKMDAVTGVAGSGPAYFYYLIEAMENAAIESGLTREEATALITQTVVGVGKRLQDTSKTARELYEEVMSPNGTTEAGITLLSERNGQDAMHDAIIKAIARSKELGSVFTGSKF from the coding sequence ATGCTAACGAATAAAACGATTACATTTTTAGGAGCAGGGGCAATGGCCGAAGCGATCATCGGAGGACTTTTACGCAATCAAATTGTCCGACCGAATCAGATCATTGCGACAAACCTTTCAGATACTCAAAAATTAGAACGATTAGAAGAACGCTACCAAATCCGAACAACGAGTGACCGATTACAAGCAGTAAAAGAAGCTGACCTAATCGTTTTGGCAATGAAACCTAAAAATATCGAGGAAGCCATTTCTGATATAAAACATTTGATTAATTTGGATCAATTACTTATTTCAGTGATAGCTGGGATTCCAGCATCTTATATTGAAGATTTAACGGGCCAACATGTACGCGTCATCCGTACGATGCCAAATACGTCTGCCAAGGTCGGAGCCTCAGCCACAGCAATCAGTGCTGGTTCGTTTGCCTCTGATGAAGATTTAGACATCGTCGCTTTATTATTCTCAGCCGTTGGGACCGTTACGATTGTGCCTGAGGTGAAAATGGATGCGGTCACGGGGGTAGCAGGAAGCGGCCCAGCCTACTTCTACTATTTAATTGAAGCCATGGAGAATGCTGCGATCGAGAGTGGTCTGACAAGAGAAGAAGCTACTGCACTCATTACTCAAACCGTTGTCGGTGTTGGGAAACGATTACAGGATACGTCAAAAACAGCGCGTGAGCTTTATGAAGAAGTAATGAGTCCAAACGGTACAACGGAAGCTGGAATTACATTACTCAGCGAACGAAACGGTCAAGATGCAATGCATGATGCGATCATCAAAGCCATTGCCCGCTCAAAAGAACTTGGATCAGTGTTTACAGGAAGCAAATTTTAG
- a CDS encoding phytoene desaturase family protein, giving the protein MAMKKVFVIGAGPGGMAAAMLLAGRGYQVEVFDKQPYVGGRTSSFTKEGYTFDRGPTFLSMPYILEELFDSVGRRMDDYLSMIEIDPMYELKFDELSLFPSRNQSETKKQIDKLFPGEGQGYLRFMKDTEKKMMALMPVLQNRHSSLLDYTKWRTLKALPQLSLGSSLYQVLSSFFNDERLKFTFTFQSKYLGMSPWECPGAFSILSYMEHKYGIFHPKGGLNQIPKAMAEVVREFGGKIHLNSGVQKLITKNKKVVGIELDGGERLHCDEVVINADFAHAMTTIVEEGELTTYSRERLEKKKYSCSTFMIYAGVKKEYDLPHHTILFSSDYKKNVQEITHSKVLSSDPSIYIQNASVTDPTLAPKGKSAMYLLAPVPNNFSLIDWEENKESFRDLVYDQIEKKTSFKGLRENLETEEIITPLDWQRDHHVFRGATFNLAHNLGQMMYFRPHNKFQELENCWLVGGGTHPGSGLPTIFESARITTNLLMDADEGVKVSR; this is encoded by the coding sequence ATGGCCATGAAAAAAGTTTTCGTCATCGGTGCGGGTCCAGGCGGTATGGCAGCAGCTATGCTCCTTGCAGGACGCGGCTATCAAGTAGAGGTATTTGATAAACAACCATATGTTGGTGGTCGCACATCATCTTTTACAAAGGAGGGTTATACATTTGATCGCGGCCCAACTTTTCTAAGTATGCCGTATATATTAGAAGAGTTATTTGATTCTGTTGGCCGCAGGATGGATGATTACCTTTCAATGATAGAGATCGATCCGATGTATGAGCTGAAATTTGATGAGCTATCTTTGTTTCCATCTCGAAACCAATCAGAAACGAAAAAGCAAATTGACAAACTGTTCCCAGGCGAAGGTCAAGGGTATCTTCGTTTTATGAAAGACACAGAGAAGAAGATGATGGCGTTAATGCCTGTTCTTCAAAATCGTCATAGCTCATTATTAGATTACACCAAGTGGAGAACACTTAAAGCGCTTCCGCAACTCTCACTCGGTTCTTCTCTTTATCAGGTGCTTTCTTCATTCTTTAATGATGAGAGATTAAAGTTTACGTTTACTTTCCAATCCAAGTACTTAGGTATGTCACCTTGGGAGTGTCCAGGAGCTTTTAGTATATTGTCTTATATGGAACATAAATATGGAATATTTCATCCTAAAGGTGGATTAAATCAAATTCCTAAAGCGATGGCAGAGGTTGTTCGTGAATTTGGTGGGAAAATCCATTTAAATTCAGGCGTCCAAAAGCTGATAACAAAAAATAAAAAAGTGGTGGGCATCGAGTTAGACGGAGGAGAAAGACTTCATTGTGATGAAGTAGTTATCAATGCGGATTTTGCCCATGCGATGACGACAATCGTAGAGGAAGGCGAACTAACAACTTACTCTAGGGAGCGCTTAGAAAAGAAAAAGTATTCTTGTTCAACGTTTATGATTTATGCAGGCGTAAAAAAAGAATACGACCTCCCTCATCACACAATCTTGTTCTCTAGTGATTATAAAAAAAATGTACAAGAGATCACTCATTCTAAAGTGTTATCGAGTGATCCATCCATTTATATTCAAAATGCAAGTGTGACTGATCCAACACTCGCGCCTAAAGGGAAATCAGCGATGTACTTACTCGCGCCTGTTCCAAACAATTTTAGTTTAATTGATTGGGAAGAGAATAAAGAATCTTTTCGTGATTTAGTCTATGATCAAATCGAAAAAAAGACCAGTTTCAAAGGATTGCGCGAGAATCTTGAAACAGAAGAAATCATCACTCCACTTGATTGGCAACGAGATCACCATGTATTCAGAGGAGCAACCTTTAATTTGGCTCATAATTTAGGGCAAATGATGTACTTTAGACCTCATAATAAATTTCAAGAATTAGAAAACTGCTGGTTGGTCGGTGGTGGAACGCATCCAGGGAGTGGTTTACCGACTATTTTTGAATCTGCTAGAATTACAACCAATCTATTAATGGATGCCGATGAAGGAGTGAAGGTTTCACGATGA